The stretch of DNA ATGACCATGAAATCATAGGTGTTTGGTATTATTTTCATTACGTTATAATTGGGTGGTAAAcgtaaagatgaaaatgaaggatatacttcaatggaattttttaattaccttaaagattgtaataagtaatacaaataacGTCATAATAATGGTTTATATGATTCTAATTGGTAGTGAAGATCTAAACCCCTTtcttaatatttctaaatttgataCCAAGCAATTTAAAAACGATTTTGGACAGGATTAATGTTACATACAATTCAGAACTTCAAATAGGTATTCGGGATCTTGACACAGACATTAAACCAGAAATGATTTAGAATTTGGTGGTGGAATAggaaaattaaaccaaagaaacccaAGGATTAGGAGATTTTTGTGAAGGTACATCGGAGGTGGTAGCTGCTGGGAACGATGATTGTGAGAAAGTGAGTATAGGTGAATTTGACATCGTTTGGTTCATATCCTCCTGATGGGTGTAAAGGCTGTCAATTATATTTGCTGGACTTGTAActggttttattttgttatgcccaatttgaaaatgtaaaaacaatgGCCTTTAAGAATAAGAGAGGACATGTGTCAGTTATATAATAAGCCAGATGTCATGTTCTAATcagaagttgagaaaaaccttctcttattatataagactaGGTTAGACCCGCGCGATGCCGCGGGATGTtttctatacattttaaaatatattttatgttaaaaatataacttttaattttttgaaattatgttaatcatgaaaattatgGTTTATAAAATGCTAAGATATAGAAATGGactgaaaaaaatctacaatAGTTTGTAACTTTGTAGTATTTGTTATTACAATCATTTACATTTAAACCGGGTAAATTTAATCCATTATATATTGTTTACGACATGAAAGCAGCCACAATAAGTGACGTTTATAGCCTGTAAAAATAGACTTCCAAATTTGTAATATGCTGATGTGAATAACAattcttaaaaagaaagaacctGAAAAGTCAGTACTTCAtctatgagaatttttttttttcatgatccCATTTTCTTGCTAATTTCAAAGCGGTTTCCACACCTTCAGCACATCACCATAtcataacaaaacatatttgtGAGATATCAAGTTTTCTGATTTCATgatgtaatatatatgttttttgatatcaagtttcataattttttgataGTTCAAtggttatttgtatttttagtattatttctattttcatatgatacttgagtttttaattttataaatttagtttttacatatattttagattttattattaagaaagaagtttttgtttcttttacttgaAAATTACATTCTTCTCTTACTAAAACAATACTGAATATATTGGATGTTAATATAGTTAATCCAAAACGTTCAGTtttcattaaaccaaaaaattagatgtatatttgaaaaattaaaatatcttccaatgaaattaaaattgcatttttaattaatttagattttttctgtttgttgttgttaatatatgtttttcttgttgctcatttttgttgatgcatttttttgttattatttttatgaaatcatatattaaagtaatatttacgtttttttgtCTTGTCACTTAAATCTTACACTAAACAAACCCATTTACACATATGGGCTTTTACTACAACAATGGTCCAAtggtctttttcttttagtgaCCATGTTTCTTCTCCTTTACCAGACAGTTTTTTAATTGGTCTATAAATCTTAGCTGTattaattcaaatgtttttattggctATCCATTTTAAATGATGTGTCAATCTCTGCTTCAATACAGAAGCTGATGTGTCATAATAGGAAAGCAACACATtgtacttttattgtattgattatatTAGTTAAGTCTTCCTCGTGTGGCAACTACTCTTTCTAAACCTTTCTAGTTTCTACATATTTAGAGTTGGTGGTTTTTAGCCAAATTAGGTACTGTTTTGgagttttaaataataattaaagatttcaTGAGGCTTTACTTTATAGTAGTATCCATTTATAGCAAAATTTCTTCAGAAGTGGTTCTCCTAATTTGGTGCAATTATTTCATCACAGTCCAAAGAGTTGGTATActcaattacaatatatttcctttttaagtAGTAACACGTATGGTTCTCGAATTTCCAACACGTATACAGGTATACTAATTTAAGTATTCCGTCTGGTAAAAAAACAACTTCTTGGTAACTCACGAGATTTGACATAAATTATGatgtaattaattaaagttTAATTATGCGGTTAGCATCACTAACATTAAATTATGCGGTTAGCTAAGATCGACTCTCTTAATATAAGTGGTGAGTTCGATGGCCAAGCAAGGTAGGACAAAAAAATTCTCAAGATCCTAACTTGTATCCAAAACTAGTTAGAAACTCTTTGTAATTTCATTGAGTTTGCTTgagattaataaagaaaattgtttattttttaattcttcccTTGTTCATCATACTTTTTCGGTTTAGAATTGTGCGAATCACAACCACGTtcacacaaaaaatatttttacataacgataaaccaataataaatccaatgaattcatttcttttttacagATATTTTCTTAAAGTTTACGATTTCTCAAcactaattaacaaaaattatatcaaaagattttttaaaacaaagtaaaatctctataatataaaaaaaaaataacataaagcATCAATCTATAGGGAAATGATAGTATACTTTTGTATACAGTTTGAGAATAGGGAGTTATTGTAGATCTTATTCCTAAGGGTTATTCTCTTTTAGCGAGCAATAACTTTAGTTGTATACAAAATTGGTTTCTTGGAATTGGGACTTGGTGATGATTGCATATAACATGTAAAAATCTATGGATTGGTGGTTAGTTGTTATGTTGATGTATTGAAGAGCCGAAGCGCCTTCCTGCTctgtgttttaagttttaacttagTCTAAGCATACTCAATTTGAGTTCCATTACCTGACGAGCTGTGATTTGCATATAGCTATATTGGTCAATCTGCATTGTAGCTGTGTTATTCTCGTTTACATGTTGTCATCTTTTAGAACTCACGTAGGTTGTGGTCAGTATTAATCTTTTATACTTTATTATTCTTCTACAGGTTAGTTTGTCAGATATGTTCATATGACCAACCAGTAGATGCAACCTCTATTTTCTTACTTGTTAACCATGGAATCTATACGTTATGACATTATGTGATTGAGAGATAGTGACTTCCGTCACAATATTCTACAGTGAGTTAGCAGACAGTGTCCTGGAAAATAGTAATTTGGGGAAGATGGTGGGTTTGGCAACAGACTGCAAAGCTTATAAAAGAAGTGAGTTGACTTGATCCATTTCTTTTGTTCCTTTATGTTCATGAATCTTAATAGTTTTCTAGAGTTAGGCAAGAGTTTATGGTCGTTCTTTTATTCTGGTAATGAGGTTTATAGTGATTCTATTCATCCATGTTAGTTAAAACTAGAGTGATTTGTGAAACCTCTAGTCTCTAGAGAAACgaaatgtgttttgtttattcatGGCCTCCATGACTTTTCAGTCAGTTATCATCTAAAAACAAACTTGGAATTATTGAAAAAGGGAATCTTGATGCTTTGGGTATTGTAGTAGAGAAACACAATCTTCACAGAGTCCTCATGAAGTGTACAAACTCCTCTAGCGAGTTATGTGAAGAACCTTCACTTTTAACTGAGGCTCTAATCTGCTCTTTCAAACTGACAGCTCTCTTCCTCatctcctctccttcttcttccaccattaACCTCTTCACAGCTCTCTCGACCAGTCCTTTGTCCAGTTCACCCTCCACTTGAATCCCAATTTTCCAAACACACTCCAAGTACCTCGCGTTTGCCTTTTGATCACCCGAAAATGGCCTGCAGATCATGGGAACTCCTTCGCCGAGGCTTTCTAGTgttgagttccatccacaatggCTCCAAAATCCTCCTATTGCGGGATGAGCCAATACTTTCATCTGTGGTGCCCATTTCAGAATGTAACCTCTATCTGAGACCATCTTACTAAACTCTTGAGGCAAAGACTCTGTCCATTCTGAACCACGTATCGACCCTGGTCGAATCACCCATAAGAATTGTTGGTTGCTAGCAGCCAATCCTGAAGCCGTTTCCATCACCTCATTGATTTCCATCAAAGCTAAGCTTCCCATGCTTATGTATATCACTGAGTTTACCTTGTGTTTGTTCAACCACTCGATACAGGTATTGTTCTCTTCAAGCAGACTTGTAGGAACTGAGGCCACCATGTGAAGAGGGCCTATAGGATACAATGGAATTTttagctgttgttgttgttgttgcagaaaAGATAGAGATGAGCTCTCTAGACAGCTCGCCGTGTTGATTATCACAGAGGAAGCTGTCCGTTGGTCAACTGTATTCCTATAAAACTCCATTATACTTTCGAGTGATGCAGATCGTGAAACCGGAAAGTCTTTGTATCTTAGGGGATAAAACTCTGGAACTAGCTCTTCTTGTAGTTCTTTTGGTCCTGCGTATAGGTTATAGCCACTTTTAGAAACTCTGAAACAGAAAATTATAGATTACGTACCGTTCAAGGGAGCCAGACCATTGTTTGCATAGAGTTTCTCAAATACAGAGCGACATTTAAAAGCCGCGGCACTTGTTGTGCTAAAAATGACGTGTGGAAGATTAAACTCTGTGGCTGCAGCTTCAGCAAAGTACATGAACTCATCGTAGATGACACATGAGATCTCATCACTCTTTGGCAGCAGCAACTGACCCAAACAGTCCTTGAAGCTCACCTGACACTCTTTGTTGAGCTTAAGCAGAAATCCTGTTGGTCCGAGATGATTGAAATCAGACTCCGGCAAGCTTTCTGGAATGGTGACAAACTGGAAATCAGTGAAGTCATCCGAAGGGATAAAGTGATTGAACTTGGTTTGAACAACTGTGATTGAGAAACCCTTCAAGTGAAGGGTCTTCGCAAGTTGCATCATTGGAGATATATGTCCTTGAGCTGGAACTGGAACCAGGACTAGTCTTCTCTTCTCCTGCTTTTCCTCCATTTCGGAAACCTGCAAGAACAACTAAGAAAACAGTTCTCTGAGCTCCGTGCTTTGCGCGAGTTTGGGTTACTCCGGTCCTCAGCTTCTATGAGATTTATTAAAGAAGTGTATTCTCAGACTTGTGGACGTTAATTCATCCATATCATACCTTCTGCTGGCTCTATTCCCCACATGTGAAGTTTGTGGTAGATGGTGTATGCTACTTTAATAATCTTGTTAGAGAGTAATCAAAGACGAAAGAAACGTTCTTCTGTCTTCTTGGTCCTCCTCTTGAATCATTTAATACAGTTCAGTTATCCTATCTTTAAGTATACATGAAAATCAACATCGTTATTTTCTAAGTACTTAGCAAAGCTCCTTCAATGCGTCGTATGAGGAGCCTCCACTATTGATAGAGGCTTAAATAAGCTTTGTCTTTTAAACCAAACTAGATTTTATACtaaaactattattattattatgccGTAcatataacttttattattatttaaattttatgtttatattaatttttttattatttatattttatgttgtatttgttggttgaATATTGAATGTTTagtaaatagaggaataactaaaaaATTTTGGCCATTTGTGCGGCTAAAAGTTTATACTAaatttttaacccgcaatacatttcatgaccatttgtttgtaatatttagtttgttttgtttaatgtttgagattttatttcgatttttaattattataacaaaaaataaaggatctaaatacataataagtaaatTATACGTtgtgattaagtcatattttttttctaataatttaattattttacacaatcttagttaaatcaaattgtttttatatgtcaactactctaatattagtagtggacaaataataaaataataatttaatccGTGTTATCacaaatttaattgtattttattaattccaacatgtcctctttataactcatctattatataaccatattatattgtgtttaaaataattaatttcacatattcgtaatattttaaaaatttattattatatatttagttataatatttaaataaatgtgaatcgaagttcttcttacgttaacAATCAGATCTCAcaggttttgaaaaacaaaatgagaatcaaattgttgttttctttgtttgcaaaggattcagagataaaatatcttcaaaatctatactattaaaagggaagcattatttacaaggcaaaatgaatcctgaaatatatgacataaaatgaccctgaataaattaaaaagcatacaaTACAAGAGGgacattaaagtaaattttgataataaaaatgcaCGGATCCTATATGCCCTAGATTAATTCTGTTCGGATCATGTATTAACTGTTCAGAGCTGTTTTTCATACTCCCGTATCCAAACAGAATCGAAACAAGCATCTgcagtaaaatttaaaaaaggTAAGTAGTTTTGCGTAaacaatttaaggaaacaataattttgatatttatttatatgtttaatttaggcaattaattttgaaattgtatatatgtaaacttatttaatttgattttatattttgagatatatccggaaacaagaaattatgatgttacctaatatacaaaatcatctaaatgtttatagaaataatttaaatcggtatctattaaaatcgagcaattaaatacaaaattgtatatatgtataaaaatataatttggttatatattgtgagatatctgtaaacaatatttatgattttatattatgatttcaaacatatgtattacatatatacagtatgtttaaATCTTGGATACTGAATTAAGATATACATACGTTTGAAACTACTTATAACTTATCATTTTATCAATGCATAAATGTGTGGATCCGAAAACATGTTACAACTAAAGTAAAACAAcagtattttaaatatgttttgtttttcttcagcTTATCTAGCATAAGCatgtacaaaacaaaagataaaagaatgtTAACTGACACGGCATGTATGTGTGATTCTATTAACTGAATGtttcaaagaaattatttttcttcatcaaatactttattttgttttgaatcaaactaTTACGTGTTTGTGTGCTAAATATGTAGGAACATGATTTtgaggaaatgagaaaagaataatGGGACGGAAACGGGATGGAAGGAGGAATAAgatgagattaaaaattttcaaaaatcaaaatccaggatcatgttagaattaaaataaattaatgcttccaatatattatgtaacatatttttcaatttatctaacacaaaaatgtcaaaaaaatattcaaaagaaaaagaaaaaacattaaactatgttctataataaaaaaaaaaaaaatcaaccatagTTATGAGACATATACAGGACATGATGGATTTTATGTCCTAAATTAGACATACCATCTTTctgttactattttttaatataattgtttttactgataacaaaaacaaatttgatcatttttttgtctaaaccgaattaaaaataaatcaaatactaaactgatacaaaaaaagtttggattatgaatgttaataacatttattaaaaatatgtttagaaACATAATCCGCATGTacgtaataaattataaatgtgttagtaaatttagtttttaaaatcaaccccgcacgtatgtgcgggtccgaatctagtacAATATAAtgtatggttaaatatatcatagtttttgtttccatattgattgctataatttttttaagttgaaatggaatcaaaatgtagttcaaaaatatatatatagatgctcTCTCCCTCATGCCCTTGTCTTCATCAACCACAATTTAACCTCTTAATTAACAGCTCTCTCAACCACTCCGCTTTTAACTTCACCTTCAAGCTGATATATTAAAAATGCTcacttcaacaaaaaaaagtaataacatAAATTGTGTTAAAAGAGCTCTCATAGCCAATGTGAACTTCCAACTGAAtgaagaaactaaaatttttcAATACACTGATGCCAGACACTAGCGCTGGGAAgtaaaaccgaaccgaaccaaagtTTGGGTAAGTAAGGTCCACAGTGGATAACCAATGAACAAATCTGCTACAATACACAGATTTTTATTGCTAAAAATAACTCACAAACCACTATTAAATAAAGGTTAATATTAATAACTACCACTTGACTCAAAAAGAATTGAGCAAATAGCATTGAGtcataaaattttggaaactaCAATTTTTCAGTGATGCGAAAAATTAAAACTGTCCTCAAGACAAAAGATGTAGCAGCGTACTCTATTCTATGAAAATACgtcatttaataaaaatagcATATCATAGTCAAAGAATAAAGATATTATTTAGAGAAATCATATGTTTTTGACACAAAAATCATGTCTTTCGAAAAACTTAGGTGTGATCTTAAAAAATAACGTGTAATACAAAAAAGATGCATGTTACAAAAGTAAATGAAGATGGAGATTCCAAAAAATTTTGAGATTCAGTGAAATAAAAATGGAATCTTTGGCTGTTGAAGGGAGATCGCACACATAAATATGCAGAGAGTTATGATGATATTACTGTTGATGGCATTAGAGAGGTAAAGAAGGTGGAGAATCAAGAGCAGTTGGAAAATGGGGAGAAAGGAAGTGATGGTGGTGTTGGTCTTGATGACTATAGTTCATGGTTAATTAAAGTCTTTGAACTAA from Camelina sativa cultivar DH55 chromosome 9, Cs, whole genome shotgun sequence encodes:
- the LOC104711121 gene encoding UDP-glycosyltransferase 76E12-like, encoding MEEKQEKRRLVLVPVPAQGHISPMMQLAKTLHLKGFSITVVQTKFNHFIPSDDFTDFQFVTIPESLPESDFNHLGPTGFLLKLNKECQVSFKDCLGQLLLPKSDEISCVIYDEFMYFAEAAATEFNLPHVIFSTTSAAAFKCRSVFEKLYANNGPKELQEELVPEFYPLRYKDFPVSRSASLESIMEFYRNTVDQRTASSVIINTASCLESSSLSFLQQQQQQLKIPLYPIGPLHMVASVPTSLLEENNTCIEWLNKHKVNSVIYISMGSLALMEINEVMETASGLAASNQQFLWVIRPGSIRGSEWTESLPQEFSKMVSDRGYILKWAPQMKVLAHPAIGGFWSHCGWNSTLESLGEGVPMICRPFSGDQKANARYLECVWKIGIQVEGELDKGLVERAVKRLMVEEEGEEMRKRAVSLKEQIRASVKSEGSSHNSLEEFVHFMRTL